A stretch of bacterium DNA encodes these proteins:
- a CDS encoding SPOR domain-containing protein has protein sequence MPDFNFAQGSNPQNPGSRAGSPRQSTPSTGGETPGGDTGRHSVLNKYPERDLSHLSGESAPPPQDGDMPPASADASGVDDGSSSAEGTATTEGSATDAAAAHDTGEGGSSEAGDTGDAPAKGQKSGSGPLIAILSIVIFLVLIAFLWHINPFPSVRDSIAGLFSSSEEVIPPMDTELTDDAATHVDETAATPMRSWDYFLQVSSWDDLAKADLEAERYRAQGLDVVVESEYIPRKHRTYYRVRLGPYDSPQQATEAKANYASVLPADAFLDSTRLAVDEVEEDLPAESTATAPAPRHRADPLPTQRSGSEFDVINEPLNGYAVKVSSFKELPIARSEARKLVGLGYPAFLTKKRIGSTSWYRVLVGPFSDKRDADRYMELLNVTYGNEAYTVNLASY, from the coding sequence GTGCCTGACTTCAACTTTGCGCAGGGCAGCAATCCGCAAAACCCCGGATCGCGTGCCGGCTCTCCCCGACAGTCCACCCCTTCAACAGGCGGTGAGACACCTGGCGGGGATACGGGCCGTCACAGCGTATTGAACAAATACCCCGAAAGAGATCTCTCACATCTTAGTGGTGAATCGGCACCGCCCCCACAGGACGGGGATATGCCGCCTGCGTCGGCCGATGCTTCAGGGGTCGATGACGGCAGTTCCTCAGCAGAGGGGACAGCGACGACGGAGGGATCCGCAACCGATGCTGCGGCAGCACATGATACCGGAGAAGGCGGTTCGTCCGAGGCAGGCGATACAGGAGATGCGCCCGCGAAAGGCCAAAAATCCGGAAGCGGTCCGCTGATCGCCATTCTGAGCATTGTGATATTTCTCGTGCTCATCGCTTTTCTCTGGCATATCAATCCCTTCCCGTCCGTGCGCGACAGTATTGCAGGGCTTTTCAGCAGCAGCGAGGAAGTGATTCCACCAATGGATACGGAGCTCACCGACGACGCTGCCACGCACGTCGATGAAACTGCAGCAACGCCGATGCGATCATGGGATTATTTCCTGCAGGTTTCGTCATGGGACGATCTGGCAAAAGCCGACCTGGAAGCAGAGCGGTACCGTGCCCAGGGTCTTGACGTCGTTGTTGAAAGCGAATACATTCCGCGCAAACACCGCACGTATTACCGCGTGCGCCTCGGTCCGTACGACTCCCCGCAGCAGGCGACCGAAGCAAAGGCGAATTACGCCAGCGTGCTCCCGGCTGATGCCTTTCTTGACAGCACACGTCTTGCCGTGGACGAAGTCGAGGAAGACCTTCCTGCAGAAAGCACCGCCACAGCACCTGCACCACGGCACAGGGCTGATCCTCTCCCCACACAGCGGAGTGGCAGCGAGTTTGACGTGATCAACGAGCCATTGAACGGCTATGCGGTAAAGGTCTCATCGTTCAAGGAGCTGCCTATCGCACGCAGCGAGGCCAGGAAACTGGTCGGACTGGGCTACCCCGCGTTCCTGACGAAGAAGAGGATAGGCAGCACAAGCTGGTATCGCGTGCTTGTCGGTCCCTTTTCCGACAAACGTGATGCGGACCGATACATGGAACTGCTCAATGTCACCTACGGCAACGAAGCCTATACAGTAAATCTCGCATCCTATTGA
- a CDS encoding tetratricopeptide repeat protein, producing MKTLVSTLLLVVCLLAPATQAQAQYAFGMQYSVAPDDAYAKVTLPATALADIIAEGADGIKPEDVCLGEKPEGTLSGYQADFDGDGRDEMWMLYHTGPEKNGCNVTLIVSPMGGGKYQLMDLLNFPGGEVVMHPIVTLDEGVQMYLQTTRTFEDGVKQVKGTVLGYTKTALIVLTTWTQNEGMINDTYITEKVDAVFTDVNFDNTKELIVRFNVHETGGGAATAGNLVDQYILTMDFLPNHMQYGMYDSVGYAKIKEAENLAKVGRGKLNRDETRIEGIIDLREALQTNPFMTWARVRLGEFLLHDGKYADAEQTLIQARTFDAEYNKTYRILGDTYLRLNDLQKALAAYEKYMELGPESNYYKKKVEHNIKQITIPKRR from the coding sequence ATGAAAACGCTCGTTTCCACCCTCCTCCTCGTCGTTTGTCTTCTAGCACCGGCCACACAGGCACAGGCACAGTATGCCTTCGGCATGCAGTACAGCGTCGCCCCCGACGACGCCTATGCCAAGGTCACCCTTCCTGCCACCGCACTGGCGGATATCATTGCCGAAGGTGCGGACGGCATCAAGCCCGAAGATGTCTGTCTCGGTGAGAAACCGGAGGGGACGCTCAGTGGTTACCAGGCGGACTTCGACGGTGACGGCAGAGACGAGATGTGGATGCTGTATCACACGGGGCCCGAGAAAAACGGGTGCAACGTGACGCTGATCGTCTCCCCGATGGGCGGCGGCAAGTATCAGCTCATGGATCTGCTGAACTTCCCGGGCGGCGAAGTGGTCATGCATCCCATCGTCACTCTTGATGAAGGAGTGCAGATGTATCTGCAGACCACGCGCACCTTCGAGGATGGTGTCAAGCAGGTCAAGGGTACGGTACTCGGTTACACCAAAACAGCCCTGATCGTGCTGACGACGTGGACGCAGAACGAGGGAATGATCAACGACACGTACATCACCGAAAAAGTGGATGCCGTTTTCACTGACGTGAATTTCGACAATACGAAAGAGCTGATCGTCCGCTTCAACGTGCATGAGACCGGCGGTGGTGCGGCGACGGCAGGAAATCTGGTTGACCAGTATATCCTGACCATGGACTTTCTCCCCAACCACATGCAGTATGGCATGTACGACTCGGTCGGGTACGCCAAGATCAAGGAAGCGGAAAACCTGGCCAAGGTCGGCCGCGGCAAACTCAACAGGGATGAAACCCGTATTGAGGGCATCATCGACTTGCGTGAAGCGCTGCAGACCAATCCCTTCATGACCTGGGCGCGCGTGCGTCTCGGAGAGTTCCTGCTGCATGACGGCAAGTACGCCGACGCGGAACAGACACTTATCCAGGCTCGCACGTTCGATGCGGAGTACAACAAAACATATCGCATTCTCGGTGATACGTATCTTCGCCTCAACGACTTGCAGAAGGCGCTCGCGGCATACGAGAAATACATGGAACTCGGCCCCGAGTCGAACTACTACAAGAAGAAAGTCGAACACAACATCAAGCAGATCACGATTCCGAAACGGCGATAA
- a CDS encoding NAD-dependent succinate-semialdehyde dehydrogenase — protein MPFASVNPATGEILEHIDADAPERVSQKLALAEERFAAWRKVPMEERTRHMLAAAAELRERADVYARAMTMEMGKPITQARSEVEKCAWVCEYYAEEAAGMLEIEYIDSDAGKSYVRFDPLGPVLAVMPWNFPFWQVFRFAAPALMAGNTGLLKHASNVPRCALLIEEVFKRAGFPEGCFQTLMISSSEVDDVLRRPEVRAATLTGSEHAGGKVAQTAGGDIKKTVLELGGSDPFIVLDDADVEQAARTGATARMINTGQSCIAAKRFIIVESVRERFTEAFVQALKEMKVGDPMEDDTEVGAMAREDLLRELDAQVRASVDAGAQLLLGGGRMDMKGVFYAPTVVTDVRKGMPMYEEETFGPAAAIIVVKDEQEAITVANDSDFGLGASVWTKDAQRAEALLPHIDAGAVFVNGLVKSDPRLPFGGVKRSGYGRELSHYGIKEFVNVKTVWIA, from the coding sequence ATGCCGTTTGCATCCGTCAATCCGGCGACCGGTGAAATTCTCGAACATATCGATGCCGATGCGCCTGAGCGTGTCTCGCAGAAGCTCGCACTTGCTGAGGAGCGATTCGCCGCGTGGCGGAAGGTTCCGATGGAGGAACGCACGCGGCACATGCTGGCAGCTGCCGCGGAATTGCGTGAGCGTGCCGATGTATACGCGCGCGCCATGACCATGGAAATGGGCAAGCCGATTACACAGGCGCGCAGCGAGGTCGAGAAGTGCGCCTGGGTCTGTGAGTATTACGCCGAGGAGGCCGCGGGTATGCTGGAAATCGAATACATCGATTCGGATGCGGGGAAAAGCTATGTGCGCTTCGATCCTCTCGGACCCGTACTCGCCGTCATGCCCTGGAATTTCCCGTTCTGGCAGGTGTTCCGTTTCGCCGCTCCCGCCCTCATGGCTGGCAATACCGGTCTCCTCAAGCACGCTTCGAATGTGCCCCGCTGTGCATTACTGATCGAAGAGGTGTTCAAACGTGCGGGCTTCCCGGAAGGATGCTTTCAGACGCTGATGATCTCCTCTTCCGAGGTCGACGATGTGTTGCGCCGGCCTGAAGTGCGGGCGGCCACACTCACCGGCTCCGAGCATGCCGGGGGGAAGGTCGCACAGACGGCAGGCGGCGATATCAAGAAGACGGTGTTGGAACTGGGCGGAAGCGATCCGTTCATCGTCCTCGACGACGCAGATGTGGAGCAGGCCGCACGCACCGGCGCGACGGCGCGCATGATCAATACCGGGCAAAGCTGCATCGCCGCGAAACGCTTCATCATCGTCGAATCGGTGCGTGAGCGTTTTACCGAAGCGTTCGTACAGGCGCTGAAGGAAATGAAGGTGGGGGATCCGATGGAGGATGATACCGAGGTCGGTGCCATGGCCAGGGAAGATCTGCTGCGTGAACTCGATGCGCAGGTCAGGGCCAGTGTCGACGCGGGAGCGCAGCTGCTGCTGGGTGGTGGGCGAATGGACATGAAAGGTGTATTCTATGCACCCACCGTGGTGACCGATGTGCGCAAGGGGATGCCGATGTATGAGGAAGAAACCTTCGGTCCGGCTGCGGCCATTATCGTCGTGAAGGATGAACAGGAAGCGATCACTGTGGCAAATGATTCGGATTTCGGTCTCGGAGCCAGTGTGTGGACGAAAGATGCGCAGCGCGCGGAAGCTCTGCTGCCGCATATCGACGCCGGCGCCGTGTTTGTGAACGGACTCGTCAAATCCGATCCCCGGCTTCCCTTCGGGGGCGTCAAGCGCTCGGGCTATGGCCGGGAACTGTCACATTACGGTATAAAGGAATTCGTAAATGTTAAAACAGTCTGGATCGCATGA
- a CDS encoding UDP-N-acetylglucosamine 2-epimerase, translating to MSTLLTVIGTRPQYLKFAAIAAHDPLPFNNVLLDTGQHYDTALSEQFIREYALPRPAATLDAGGMDGSKRLASLLTQLDPLMRKYRPDAVLCFGDTDSTLAAALAATRLSLPLIHVEAGERSRDMHGSRIHPASAPEEGNRVTVDHLSSLLLCATEEAVDNLDAELAGGDAVFTGDIMFDLYLRAITDLPALQSLRQKYALPSGEYALSTVHRAINTDNPARLTSLIDTLTDLPLPVFLPLHPRTEVRLKEAGISSSQGSLHLLPPLAHHELLALLRGARHVLTDSGGLTREACFSGVPSICLDDATAWHQLCESGWCTITGSDPQRIREALELPLPTESAVTLFGDGMAAVRTIEEIRTALP from the coding sequence ATGTCCACACTTCTAACCGTTATCGGCACAAGGCCGCAATACCTGAAATTCGCGGCCATCGCTGCGCATGATCCTCTCCCGTTCAACAATGTGCTGCTTGACACCGGGCAGCATTACGACACCGCACTCTCGGAGCAATTCATCCGGGAATACGCGTTGCCGCGTCCCGCCGCGACACTTGACGCCGGGGGAATGGACGGCAGCAAACGGCTCGCGTCGTTGCTTACCCAGCTCGATCCGCTGATGCGGAAATACCGTCCCGATGCCGTGCTCTGTTTCGGTGACACCGACAGTACACTGGCCGCCGCACTCGCGGCCACGCGCCTTTCCCTCCCACTCATTCACGTGGAGGCCGGGGAGCGCAGCCGTGACATGCATGGGTCGCGCATCCATCCCGCTTCGGCGCCGGAGGAGGGCAATCGCGTGACGGTCGACCATCTCTCCTCGTTACTGCTCTGCGCGACGGAAGAAGCCGTGGACAATCTCGACGCGGAGCTGGCCGGAGGAGACGCCGTTTTCACCGGCGATATCATGTTCGACCTCTATCTCCGGGCGATCACCGACCTGCCCGCACTGCAGTCGCTCCGCCAGAAATACGCGCTTCCGTCCGGTGAATACGCGCTCAGCACCGTACACAGGGCTATCAATACAGACAACCCGGCAAGACTGACTTCACTGATCGATACCCTCACCGACCTCCCCCTGCCCGTATTCCTGCCACTGCATCCCCGCACCGAAGTCCGTCTGAAAGAAGCGGGCATTTCCTCCTCACAAGGCTCGCTGCATCTGCTCCCTCCGCTCGCTCATCACGAACTGCTCGCGCTGCTGCGTGGCGCCCGCCACGTGCTCACCGATTCCGGCGGATTGACGCGTGAGGCATGCTTCAGCGGCGTCCCGAGCATCTGTCTCGACGATGCGACCGCCTGGCATCAGCTCTGCGAGAGCGGGTGGTGTACAATTACGGGCAGCGATCCCCAGCGCATTCGCGAAGCGCTCGAGCTGCCACTGCCGACCGAAAGCGCAGTAACGCTGTTCGGCGACGGCATGGCCGCCGTTCGTACCATTGAAGAAATTCGTACTGCTCTCCCCTGA
- the purD gene encoding phosphoribosylamine--glycine ligase, whose product MKILVIGNGGREHAICWKLNHSRNVDALYCAPGNAGTARLGHNVNIKPTDIDALLAFAKKEHIDLTVVGPEAPLAEGIVDRFKDEGLRIFGPTRKAAQLETSKAFAKDFMKRHRIPTAEYRVFTSDESEALFEYLHSSKYPLVLKADGLAAGKGVIIAESEKDALHSAKEMIEGGAFGEAGTTLVVEEFLTGVEASVFALTDGSRFVTLAPAQDHKRILDNDLGKNTGGMGAFAPTPHVPSELLADIKIRIVKPTIDGMRADGVPYAGVLFVGLMLTEDGPKVLEYNCRFGDPETQVVLPLIDYDLADLLGAIADSKLELSRLPLHDANAVCVVMASSGYPDAYATGKTISGLDSIDENREGVIVFHAGTREDGSRVVTAGGRVLGVTALGEDRDFAASIRLAYNAVNRIRFDGAYYRTDIGKKALPSTDDE is encoded by the coding sequence ATGAAAATTCTTGTCATTGGCAACGGCGGCCGTGAACACGCCATCTGCTGGAAACTCAATCACAGCAGGAACGTCGACGCCCTGTATTGCGCTCCCGGGAATGCCGGAACGGCGCGACTGGGACACAATGTCAACATCAAGCCCACAGATATCGACGCCCTCCTTGCATTTGCGAAAAAAGAACACATCGACCTCACCGTCGTCGGCCCTGAGGCACCGTTGGCCGAAGGGATCGTCGACCGCTTCAAGGATGAAGGGCTGCGCATCTTCGGTCCCACCCGCAAGGCGGCACAGCTCGAGACCAGCAAGGCGTTCGCGAAGGACTTCATGAAACGGCACCGCATCCCCACAGCGGAATACCGTGTGTTCACCAGTGACGAAAGTGAAGCATTGTTCGAGTACCTCCACAGTTCCAAATATCCGCTGGTTCTGAAAGCAGACGGACTCGCTGCCGGGAAAGGCGTCATTATCGCGGAATCCGAGAAAGACGCGCTGCACAGCGCGAAGGAGATGATCGAGGGCGGTGCCTTCGGTGAGGCCGGCACGACACTGGTCGTCGAGGAATTCCTGACCGGCGTCGAAGCTTCCGTTTTTGCGCTCACCGACGGTTCACGCTTTGTCACCCTGGCTCCGGCGCAGGACCACAAACGCATTCTCGATAACGATCTTGGTAAGAACACCGGCGGGATGGGCGCATTCGCACCTACTCCACATGTCCCGAGTGAGCTGCTGGCCGACATAAAGATTCGTATCGTCAAACCGACGATCGACGGCATGCGCGCTGATGGCGTGCCTTATGCCGGGGTGTTGTTCGTGGGATTGATGCTGACGGAAGACGGGCCAAAAGTACTTGAATACAATTGCCGTTTCGGCGATCCCGAAACACAGGTGGTTCTCCCTCTCATCGATTACGATCTGGCTGACCTTCTCGGCGCGATCGCTGACAGCAAGCTGGAACTCAGCCGGCTTCCGCTGCATGACGCGAATGCCGTATGCGTGGTGATGGCGTCCAGCGGATATCCCGATGCCTACGCAACGGGAAAAACCATTTCCGGACTCGACAGCATTGATGAGAACCGTGAGGGTGTGATCGTGTTTCATGCGGGCACCAGGGAAGATGGCAGCCGTGTCGTCACAGCAGGCGGACGCGTGCTCGGGGTGACCGCTCTCGGAGAGGACAGGGATTTCGCGGCAAGCATCCGGCTCGCCTACAATGCGGTGAATCGCATTCGTTTTGACGGTGCGTATTACCGCACCGATATCGGTAAAAAGGCACTTCCATCCACGGACGACGAATAG
- a CDS encoding glycosyltransferase family 4 protein encodes MREQKTVHRVLVIAYYFPPLGLSGVQRTLKFVKYLPAFGWQPTVLTVDERAYFAKDESLLDELEGLGIEVLRTRSLDPLHLMRKKDVVRMPSGKSRGLLAKLSNALFIPDNKIGWKKHAVKAALEAHERQPFDVIFATAPPYTDFVIGAEIKRRTGLPLVIDYRDAWLENPLHFYPTPLHRALHRRKEHRVLRSADTIISINRPIKERILKGYPFLAHNDVQILSQGFDQDDFRQVQRARKSGGPMRFLYAGTFYYNRTPEHFLRALCDAFDRQPALRGKIEAHFVGTDREEDRRLTAELQLDDAVFMHGYLPHRETIQHLVDADVLWLIIGSGRGEEMMSTGKLYEYLGARKPVLACVPEGAARQVLQKSGAAFFAFPEDRKTITDQILALYALYKNDNLPAPAYDYVEQFDRKSLTGRLATMFASLLEADPHGTRVRTRSAGRQRAHDEHHPTSSDAA; translated from the coding sequence GTGAGAGAACAGAAAACCGTACACCGCGTCCTGGTGATCGCTTATTATTTTCCGCCGCTCGGCCTCAGCGGCGTGCAGCGTACACTGAAGTTCGTCAAATACCTCCCTGCATTCGGATGGCAGCCAACGGTACTCACGGTCGACGAGCGAGCATATTTTGCGAAAGACGAGAGTCTGCTCGATGAGCTGGAAGGACTCGGCATCGAAGTGCTGCGAACGCGCTCGCTCGACCCGCTGCATCTGATGCGGAAAAAAGATGTGGTACGCATGCCATCGGGAAAGTCCCGCGGTCTGCTCGCCAAGCTCAGCAACGCGCTGTTCATTCCCGACAATAAGATTGGCTGGAAAAAACATGCCGTGAAAGCCGCGCTCGAAGCCCATGAGCGCCAGCCTTTCGATGTGATTTTTGCGACGGCGCCGCCCTATACCGATTTCGTCATCGGTGCGGAAATCAAGCGGCGCACCGGCCTTCCCCTCGTCATTGACTACCGCGACGCCTGGCTCGAAAATCCGCTGCACTTTTATCCCACCCCCCTCCATCGCGCACTGCATCGCAGGAAGGAACATCGCGTCCTGCGCAGCGCCGATACCATCATCAGTATCAATCGTCCCATCAAGGAGCGCATCCTGAAGGGCTACCCCTTTCTCGCGCACAATGACGTACAGATTCTCTCCCAGGGATTCGACCAGGACGATTTCCGGCAGGTGCAGCGTGCGCGCAAATCCGGCGGCCCCATGCGCTTCCTCTATGCCGGTACGTTCTACTACAACCGGACACCTGAGCATTTTCTCCGTGCGCTGTGCGACGCCTTTGACCGTCAGCCTGCGCTGCGCGGAAAGATTGAAGCGCACTTTGTCGGAACGGACCGCGAAGAAGACCGCAGGCTCACTGCGGAGCTGCAGCTCGATGATGCCGTGTTCATGCACGGCTATCTCCCGCATCGTGAAACCATACAGCACCTGGTCGATGCCGATGTGCTGTGGCTGATCATCGGCAGCGGACGGGGCGAAGAGATGATGTCGACTGGGAAACTCTATGAATATCTCGGCGCTCGCAAGCCCGTTCTCGCCTGCGTTCCGGAGGGAGCGGCCCGGCAGGTGCTGCAGAAAAGCGGCGCGGCGTTCTTTGCGTTTCCTGAGGACAGGAAGACCATTACAGATCAGATACTCGCCTTGTATGCACTGTATAAAAATGATAATTTGCCCGCTCCAGCGTATGACTATGTTGAGCAATTCGACCGCAAATCATTGACCGGCCGGCTTGCAACGATGTTCGCGTCTCTTCTCGAGGCGGACCCACATGGTACGCGCGTGCGTACGCGTTCAGCCGGAAGGCAGCGGGCGCATGATGAACATCACCCTACTTCTTCAGATGCAGCATGA
- a CDS encoding Xaa-Pro peptidase family protein — MGAKSTHRTASRASGDRRRGESLRVLQDALREGLADSFLVTHLPHVRYLTGFTGSNGWLLVRKRSSILLTDPRYREQAAREVRGTQILIVAGRSMTDALRSEGLLRKQRSMAFEAGHLSYTTVSNLKRTLKPLRLLPLHDAVEQLRENKYADEVHSTRQAIRISEMVYNEILPLLKPGVTEIDIAAEITYRQRRMGADGDSFPPIVLFGKRSSLIHGQPSRSALRAGHTVLMDFGCVVEGYASDITRTVFLGKASPRMRRIYDVVAGAQEIGRAAAAPGLPCNQLDELVRNVIRDNGYGDRFEHGLGHGIGLEIHEAPLLSWRNSQPLEPGMIITIEPGIYVPGLGGVRIEDDILITSSGAEALTSLPRGLTELEP; from the coding sequence TTGGGTGCAAAAAGCACACATAGGACTGCTTCCCGGGCGTCCGGGGACAGGCGTCGCGGTGAGAGTCTGCGTGTTCTGCAGGATGCACTGCGAGAGGGACTGGCAGACAGCTTCCTCGTCACCCACCTTCCTCACGTACGCTACCTGACCGGTTTCACGGGCTCGAACGGCTGGCTGCTGGTCCGTAAACGCTCAAGCATCCTGCTGACCGACCCGCGCTATCGCGAACAGGCGGCCCGGGAAGTACGCGGGACGCAAATCCTTATCGTTGCGGGACGCAGCATGACCGACGCCCTGCGTTCTGAAGGACTGCTTCGGAAGCAGCGCAGCATGGCCTTTGAAGCGGGGCACCTCTCCTACACCACCGTCAGCAACCTGAAGCGCACGCTCAAGCCGCTGCGCCTCCTGCCTCTGCACGACGCAGTGGAACAGCTGCGGGAAAACAAATATGCGGACGAAGTGCATTCCACGCGTCAGGCTATTCGCATCAGTGAAATGGTGTACAACGAAATCCTCCCCCTGCTCAAACCGGGCGTGACCGAAATTGACATCGCGGCGGAGATCACCTACCGGCAGCGTCGCATGGGCGCGGACGGCGACAGCTTTCCACCCATAGTACTCTTCGGAAAACGCTCGTCGCTCATTCACGGGCAACCCTCACGCAGTGCACTGCGCGCGGGCCACACGGTGCTCATGGACTTCGGATGCGTCGTCGAGGGCTACGCCAGCGATATCACACGCACGGTTTTCCTGGGAAAAGCGTCGCCCCGCATGCGCCGCATTTATGATGTCGTCGCCGGCGCGCAGGAGATCGGACGTGCAGCCGCGGCTCCCGGCCTCCCCTGCAATCAGCTCGACGAGCTGGTGCGTAATGTCATTCGCGACAATGGGTACGGCGACCGCTTCGAGCATGGGCTGGGACATGGCATCGGACTCGAAATTCATGAAGCGCCGCTGCTTTCATGGCGCAACAGCCAGCCGCTTGAGCCCGGGATGATCATTACGATTGAACCTGGCATCTATGTGCCCGGACTGGGCGGTGTTCGTATCGAGGATGATATCCTGATCACCTCCAGCGGCGCCGAAGCACTGACTTCCCTGCCCCGCGGCCTGACGGAGCTCGAACCGTGA
- the guaB gene encoding IMP dehydrogenase has product MPHKRIRIGLTFDDILLVPRKSSILPREADVRSRLTRNITLNTPLLSAAMDTVTESDMAIALAREGGIGIVHKNMSIDKQAEEIDKVKRSESGMIVNPITLHADKTVADAHELMEKYRISGIPIVDDIGKLIGILTNRDLRFEPNRAMLVYDIMTRDNLVTAPLGTTLEEAESILQEHRIEKLPVVDKKGRLRGLLTFKDIMKKKHHPNACKDNLGRLRVGAAVGIAADTLDRVKALVDAAVDVIVVDTAHGHSKGVLDTVKKVKKQFPGTDVIAGNVATAKATEDLIKAGADAVKIGIGPGSICTTRVVTGVGVPQITAIMDCAEAAAQYDVPIIADGGIKQTGDVPKALAAGADSIMLGSMFAGLEESPGEKILYEGRRYKVYRGMGSISAMKEGSKDRYFQDVEDDIKKLVPEGIEGMVPYRGKLEEMVYQIMGGVRAAMGYCGVKNLGELKTRTEFIQITSAGLKESHPHDVFITKEAPNYQAGNA; this is encoded by the coding sequence ATGCCGCACAAGCGTATTCGCATCGGACTCACCTTTGACGACATTCTTCTCGTTCCACGAAAATCCAGCATCCTTCCCCGTGAAGCTGATGTGCGCTCGCGTCTGACACGCAATATCACATTGAATACCCCGCTGCTGAGTGCGGCGATGGATACGGTCACCGAATCGGACATGGCCATCGCGCTGGCGCGTGAGGGCGGCATCGGTATCGTACACAAGAACATGAGCATCGACAAGCAGGCCGAGGAGATCGATAAGGTCAAACGCTCGGAGAGTGGAATGATTGTCAATCCCATCACCCTGCATGCAGATAAGACCGTGGCCGATGCACATGAGCTGATGGAGAAATACCGTATCAGCGGCATCCCTATCGTCGACGACATCGGGAAACTGATCGGCATCCTGACGAACCGCGACCTGCGCTTTGAACCCAACCGCGCGATGCTGGTGTATGACATCATGACGCGCGACAACCTCGTGACGGCACCGTTGGGGACCACGCTCGAGGAAGCGGAATCCATCCTGCAGGAGCACCGCATCGAAAAACTGCCGGTGGTCGACAAGAAAGGCCGGCTCCGTGGTTTGCTCACGTTCAAAGACATCATGAAAAAGAAGCACCACCCGAATGCCTGCAAGGATAATCTCGGGCGCCTGCGCGTCGGTGCCGCTGTCGGAATCGCCGCAGACACACTTGATCGCGTCAAGGCGCTCGTCGATGCCGCGGTGGACGTCATCGTCGTCGACACCGCGCATGGACATTCAAAAGGCGTGCTTGACACGGTGAAAAAAGTCAAGAAGCAATTCCCCGGTACGGATGTGATTGCCGGAAACGTGGCCACGGCAAAAGCGACGGAAGATCTTATCAAGGCCGGTGCAGACGCGGTGAAAATCGGCATCGGTCCGGGCAGCATCTGCACGACACGCGTCGTCACCGGCGTCGGCGTGCCGCAGATCACCGCGATCATGGACTGCGCGGAAGCCGCTGCGCAGTATGACGTGCCCATTATCGCGGACGGCGGAATCAAGCAGACGGGTGACGTACCCAAAGCCCTCGCCGCCGGAGCCGATTCCATCATGCTCGGCAGCATGTTCGCCGGACTCGAGGAGAGTCCCGGAGAAAAAATCCTCTATGAGGGACGCCGGTACAAGGTGTACCGCGGCATGGGATCGATTTCCGCGATGAAGGAAGGCAGCAAGGACCGGTATTTCCAGGATGTCGAAGACGACATTAAGAAGCTTGTACCGGAAGGCATCGAAGGTATGGTACCCTATCGCGGTAAACTGGAAGAAATGGTGTATCAGATCATGGGCGGCGTCCGTGCCGCCATGGGCTACTGCGGCGTCAAAAACCTCGGCGAGCTCAAAACACGCACCGAGTTCATACAGATCACGTCGGCAGGACTCAAAGAAAGCCATCCGCACGATGTCTTTATCACGAAAGAAGCGCCGAATTACCAGGCCGGCAACGCCTGA